From Rhea pennata isolate bPtePen1 chromosome 26, bPtePen1.pri, whole genome shotgun sequence, the proteins below share one genomic window:
- the OSBPL7 gene encoding oxysterol-binding protein-related protein 7 isoform X2: protein MGSHEKDPASPRRAPSRSNSTVSSKHSSVQQGSESWELVDDLRARGSPGQEPERHEGYLLKKRKWPLKGWHKRYFVLEKGVLKYATTPQDVLKGKLHGSIDVRQSVMSVNKKAQRVDLDTEENIYHLKIKSPEVFSSWVSSLCSHHQGERPDPLAGPRGGPAGRTPATSQGSWTRMLPSGSAPALSALASSRDKVSAWLKDSEGLERCSAELSECQAKLQELNGMLQSLESLHRIPSAPLISHSQPSAATERPKKGKRTTKIWCTQSFAKDDTIGRVGRLHGSVPNLSRYLEPCQSPLPFSLPPEYSQLQRSFWTLAQKVHGSLSSVVAALTAERARLEETRRVLDLQRAVPCPGGTRNAGAALPSLEPRDGLRRFHSLSVSSDTTLDSFASLHPDEPDALPAKGREQQLSNRSIVSLADSHTEFFDACEVFLSASSSENEASDDESCASEAANSIAEDTGAACFQRGTGRGGEGGGGAGAAPPPTAPCPAAGAAEPELPPLQLPGPGAPRRSCLPAPHVHAGDVSLWNILRNNIGKDLSKVSMPVQLNEPLNTLQRLCEELEYSGLLDRASRCPDPCQRLVYVAAFAVSAYASTYYRASSKPFNPVLGETYECVRPERGFRFVSEQVCHHPPVSACHAESDNFVFWQDMKWKNKFWGKSLEIVPMGTVNVRLPRSGDHFEWNKVTTCIHNVLSGPRWIEHYGEVLIRNARDASYHCKITFCKARYWGSGVNEVQGAVLSRSGKVVERLAGKWHEGLFRGPAAGGQCVWRANPMPRDHERNYGFTQFALELNELTPELRRVLPATDTRLRPDQRYLEEGNVPAAEAQKRQIEQLQRDRRRVMEENNITHQARFFRRLTDAGGKESWVTNNTYWKLRLDPGFAHLDSAVLW from the exons ATGGGCAGCCACGAGAAGGACCCGGCTTCTCCGAGAAGGGCCCCGTCGCGCTCCAACAGCACCGTGTCCTCCAAGCACAGCAGCGTGCAGCAG GGCTCggagagctgggagctggtggACGACCTGCGCGCCCGGGGCAGCCCGGGCCAGGAGCCGGAGCGGCACGAGGGATACCTGCTCAAGAAGAGGAAATGGCCTCTGAAGGGCTGGCACAAG AGGTACTTTGTGCTGGAAAAGGGCGTCCTGAAGTATGCCACGACACCCCAGGAC GTCCTCAAGGGCAAACTGCATGGCTCTATTGACGTCCGTCAGTCTGTCATGTCTGTCAACAAGAAGGCGCAGCGAGTAGACCTGGACACGGAGGAGAACATCTACCACCTCAAG ATCAAGTCGCCGGAGGTCTTCAGCAGCTGGGTGAGCAGCCTCTGCTCCCATCACCAGGGCGAGAGGCCCGACCCCCTCGCCGGCCCCAGGGGGGGTCCTGCGGGACGAACCCCCGCCACGTCGCAG GGCTCCTGGACCCGGATGCTGCCCTccggcagcgccccggcccTCTCCGCCCTCGCCAGCTCCCGGGACAAGGTGAGCGCGTGGCTGAAGGACAGCGAGGGGCTGGAGCGCTGCTCGgcag AGCTGTCCGAGTGCCAGGCgaagctgcaggagctcaacggcaTGTTGCAGAGCCTGGAGTCCCTGCACCGCATCCCCTCGGCCCCCCTCATCTCCCACAGCCAG CCCTCGGCCGCCACGGAGAGGCCCAAAAAGGGGAAGCGGACCACCAAGATCTGGTGCACCCAGAGCTTCGCCAAGGACGACACCATCGGCAGG GTGGGCCGCCTGCACGGCTCGGTGCCCAACCTCTCGCGCTACCTGGAGCCGTGTCAGAGCCCGCTGCCCTTCAGCCTCCCGCCCGAGTACAGCCAGCTGCAGAGGAGCTTCTGGACCCTGGCCCAGAAAG TGCACGGCTCGCTCAGCAGCGTGGTGGCCGCGCTCACGGCCGAGAGGGCCCGCCTGGAGGAGACGCGGCGGGTGCTGGACCTCCAGCGCGCTGTCCCCTGCCCGGGCGGCACCAGGAACGCCGGG GCTGCTCTGCCGAGCCTGGAGCCCCGGGATGGCCTGCGCCGCTTCCACTCCCTCTCCGTCTCCTCCGACACCACCCTGGACTCCTTCGCCTCGCTGCACCCCGACGAG CCGGACGCGCTGCCGGCCAAGGGCCGCGAGCAGCAGCTCTCGAACCGCAGCATCGTCTCGCTGGCCGACTCGCACACCGAGTTCTTCGACGCCTGCGAGGTCTTCCTCTCCGCCAGCTCCTCCGAGAACGAG GCCTCGGATGACGAGTCGTGTGCCAGCGAGGCCGCCAACAGCATCGCCGAGGACACGGGGGCCGCCTGCTTCCAGAGAGGTACCGGCCGCGGGGGCgaagggggcggcggggcgggagcggcgccccCACCCACTGCCCCGTGTCCCGCAGCAGGAGCAGCGGAGCCGGAGCTGCCGCCCCTGcagctgccggggccgggggccccgcgccggAGCTGCCTGCCGGCGCCCCACGTGCACGCGGGCGACGTCAGCCTCTGGAACATCCTGCGCAACAACATCGGCAAGGACCTGTCCAAGGTGTCGATGCCGGTGCAGCTCAACGAGCCCCTCAACACGCTGCAGCGCCTCTGCGAGGAGCTCGAGTACAGCGGGCTGCTGGACCGCGCCAGCCGCTGCCCCGACCCCTGCCAGCGCCTG GTCTACGTGGCGGCTTTCGCCGTCTCCGCCTACGCGTCCACCTACTACCGGGCGAGCAGCAAACCCTTCAACCCGGTGCTGGGCGAGACCTACGAGTGCGTGCGGCCGGAGCGCGGCTTCCGCTTCGTCAGCGAGCag GTTTGCCACCACCCGCCCGTCTCCGCCTGCCACGCCGAGTCTGACAACTTCGTCTTCTGGCAAG acATGAAGTGGAAGAACAAATTCTGGGGCAAATCCTTGGAGATCGTCCCCATGGGCACGGTGAACGTCCGGCTGCCCAG GTCCGGGGACCACTTCGAGTGGAACAAGGTGACCACCTGCATCCACAACGTGCTCAGCGGCCCGCGCTGGATCGAGCACTACGGCGAGGTGCTCATCCGCAACGCCCGCGACGCCTCCTACCACTGCAAGATCACCTTCTGCaag GCGCGGTACTGGGGCTCCGGCGTGAACGAGGTGCAGGGCGCCGTGCTGAGCCGCAGCGGGAAGGTGGTGGAGCGCCTCGCCGGCAAGTGGCACGAGGGGCTCttccgcggcccggccgcgggcggccaGTGCGTCTGGAGAGCCA acCCCATGCCCCGCGACCACGAGAGGAACTACGGCTTCACCCAGTTCGCCCTGGAGCTGAACGAGCTGACGCCCGAGCTCAGGCGGGTCCTGCCCGCCACGGACACGCGCCTGCGCCCGGACCAGCG GTACCTGGAGGAGGGCAACGTGCCGGCGGCCGAGGCGCAGAAGCGCCAGATCGAGCAGCTGCAGCGGGACCGGCGCCGAGTCATGGAGGAGAACAACATCACGCACCAGGCCCGCTTCTTCAG GCGGCTCACGGACGCCGGCGGCAAGGAGTCCTGGGTCACCAACAACACGTACTGGAAGCTGCGCCTGGACCCCGGCTTCGCCCACCTCGACAGCGCCGTGCTCTGGtag
- the OSBPL7 gene encoding oxysterol-binding protein-related protein 7 isoform X1 — protein sequence MGSHEKDPASPRRAPSRSNSTVSSKHSSVQQQGSESWELVDDLRARGSPGQEPERHEGYLLKKRKWPLKGWHKRYFVLEKGVLKYATTPQDVLKGKLHGSIDVRQSVMSVNKKAQRVDLDTEENIYHLKIKSPEVFSSWVSSLCSHHQGERPDPLAGPRGGPAGRTPATSQGSWTRMLPSGSAPALSALASSRDKVSAWLKDSEGLERCSAELSECQAKLQELNGMLQSLESLHRIPSAPLISHSQPSAATERPKKGKRTTKIWCTQSFAKDDTIGRVGRLHGSVPNLSRYLEPCQSPLPFSLPPEYSQLQRSFWTLAQKVHGSLSSVVAALTAERARLEETRRVLDLQRAVPCPGGTRNAGAALPSLEPRDGLRRFHSLSVSSDTTLDSFASLHPDEPDALPAKGREQQLSNRSIVSLADSHTEFFDACEVFLSASSSENEASDDESCASEAANSIAEDTGAACFQRGTGRGGEGGGGAGAAPPPTAPCPAAGAAEPELPPLQLPGPGAPRRSCLPAPHVHAGDVSLWNILRNNIGKDLSKVSMPVQLNEPLNTLQRLCEELEYSGLLDRASRCPDPCQRLVYVAAFAVSAYASTYYRASSKPFNPVLGETYECVRPERGFRFVSEQVCHHPPVSACHAESDNFVFWQDMKWKNKFWGKSLEIVPMGTVNVRLPRSGDHFEWNKVTTCIHNVLSGPRWIEHYGEVLIRNARDASYHCKITFCKARYWGSGVNEVQGAVLSRSGKVVERLAGKWHEGLFRGPAAGGQCVWRANPMPRDHERNYGFTQFALELNELTPELRRVLPATDTRLRPDQRYLEEGNVPAAEAQKRQIEQLQRDRRRVMEENNITHQARFFRRLTDAGGKESWVTNNTYWKLRLDPGFAHLDSAVLW from the exons ATGGGCAGCCACGAGAAGGACCCGGCTTCTCCGAGAAGGGCCCCGTCGCGCTCCAACAGCACCGTGTCCTCCAAGCACAGCAGCGTGCAGCAG CAGGGCTCggagagctgggagctggtggACGACCTGCGCGCCCGGGGCAGCCCGGGCCAGGAGCCGGAGCGGCACGAGGGATACCTGCTCAAGAAGAGGAAATGGCCTCTGAAGGGCTGGCACAAG AGGTACTTTGTGCTGGAAAAGGGCGTCCTGAAGTATGCCACGACACCCCAGGAC GTCCTCAAGGGCAAACTGCATGGCTCTATTGACGTCCGTCAGTCTGTCATGTCTGTCAACAAGAAGGCGCAGCGAGTAGACCTGGACACGGAGGAGAACATCTACCACCTCAAG ATCAAGTCGCCGGAGGTCTTCAGCAGCTGGGTGAGCAGCCTCTGCTCCCATCACCAGGGCGAGAGGCCCGACCCCCTCGCCGGCCCCAGGGGGGGTCCTGCGGGACGAACCCCCGCCACGTCGCAG GGCTCCTGGACCCGGATGCTGCCCTccggcagcgccccggcccTCTCCGCCCTCGCCAGCTCCCGGGACAAGGTGAGCGCGTGGCTGAAGGACAGCGAGGGGCTGGAGCGCTGCTCGgcag AGCTGTCCGAGTGCCAGGCgaagctgcaggagctcaacggcaTGTTGCAGAGCCTGGAGTCCCTGCACCGCATCCCCTCGGCCCCCCTCATCTCCCACAGCCAG CCCTCGGCCGCCACGGAGAGGCCCAAAAAGGGGAAGCGGACCACCAAGATCTGGTGCACCCAGAGCTTCGCCAAGGACGACACCATCGGCAGG GTGGGCCGCCTGCACGGCTCGGTGCCCAACCTCTCGCGCTACCTGGAGCCGTGTCAGAGCCCGCTGCCCTTCAGCCTCCCGCCCGAGTACAGCCAGCTGCAGAGGAGCTTCTGGACCCTGGCCCAGAAAG TGCACGGCTCGCTCAGCAGCGTGGTGGCCGCGCTCACGGCCGAGAGGGCCCGCCTGGAGGAGACGCGGCGGGTGCTGGACCTCCAGCGCGCTGTCCCCTGCCCGGGCGGCACCAGGAACGCCGGG GCTGCTCTGCCGAGCCTGGAGCCCCGGGATGGCCTGCGCCGCTTCCACTCCCTCTCCGTCTCCTCCGACACCACCCTGGACTCCTTCGCCTCGCTGCACCCCGACGAG CCGGACGCGCTGCCGGCCAAGGGCCGCGAGCAGCAGCTCTCGAACCGCAGCATCGTCTCGCTGGCCGACTCGCACACCGAGTTCTTCGACGCCTGCGAGGTCTTCCTCTCCGCCAGCTCCTCCGAGAACGAG GCCTCGGATGACGAGTCGTGTGCCAGCGAGGCCGCCAACAGCATCGCCGAGGACACGGGGGCCGCCTGCTTCCAGAGAGGTACCGGCCGCGGGGGCgaagggggcggcggggcgggagcggcgccccCACCCACTGCCCCGTGTCCCGCAGCAGGAGCAGCGGAGCCGGAGCTGCCGCCCCTGcagctgccggggccgggggccccgcgccggAGCTGCCTGCCGGCGCCCCACGTGCACGCGGGCGACGTCAGCCTCTGGAACATCCTGCGCAACAACATCGGCAAGGACCTGTCCAAGGTGTCGATGCCGGTGCAGCTCAACGAGCCCCTCAACACGCTGCAGCGCCTCTGCGAGGAGCTCGAGTACAGCGGGCTGCTGGACCGCGCCAGCCGCTGCCCCGACCCCTGCCAGCGCCTG GTCTACGTGGCGGCTTTCGCCGTCTCCGCCTACGCGTCCACCTACTACCGGGCGAGCAGCAAACCCTTCAACCCGGTGCTGGGCGAGACCTACGAGTGCGTGCGGCCGGAGCGCGGCTTCCGCTTCGTCAGCGAGCag GTTTGCCACCACCCGCCCGTCTCCGCCTGCCACGCCGAGTCTGACAACTTCGTCTTCTGGCAAG acATGAAGTGGAAGAACAAATTCTGGGGCAAATCCTTGGAGATCGTCCCCATGGGCACGGTGAACGTCCGGCTGCCCAG GTCCGGGGACCACTTCGAGTGGAACAAGGTGACCACCTGCATCCACAACGTGCTCAGCGGCCCGCGCTGGATCGAGCACTACGGCGAGGTGCTCATCCGCAACGCCCGCGACGCCTCCTACCACTGCAAGATCACCTTCTGCaag GCGCGGTACTGGGGCTCCGGCGTGAACGAGGTGCAGGGCGCCGTGCTGAGCCGCAGCGGGAAGGTGGTGGAGCGCCTCGCCGGCAAGTGGCACGAGGGGCTCttccgcggcccggccgcgggcggccaGTGCGTCTGGAGAGCCA acCCCATGCCCCGCGACCACGAGAGGAACTACGGCTTCACCCAGTTCGCCCTGGAGCTGAACGAGCTGACGCCCGAGCTCAGGCGGGTCCTGCCCGCCACGGACACGCGCCTGCGCCCGGACCAGCG GTACCTGGAGGAGGGCAACGTGCCGGCGGCCGAGGCGCAGAAGCGCCAGATCGAGCAGCTGCAGCGGGACCGGCGCCGAGTCATGGAGGAGAACAACATCACGCACCAGGCCCGCTTCTTCAG GCGGCTCACGGACGCCGGCGGCAAGGAGTCCTGGGTCACCAACAACACGTACTGGAAGCTGCGCCTGGACCCCGGCTTCGCCCACCTCGACAGCGCCGTGCTCTGGtag
- the OSBPL7 gene encoding oxysterol-binding protein-related protein 7 isoform X4 has translation MGSHEKDPASPRRAPSRSNSTVSSKHSSVQQQGSESWELVDDLRARGSPGQEPERHEGYLLKKRKWPLKGWHKRYFVLEKGVLKYATTPQDVLKGKLHGSIDVRQSVMSVNKKAQRVDLDTEENIYHLKIKSPEVFSSWVSSLCSHHQGERPDPLAGPRGGPAGRTPATSQGSWTRMLPSGSAPALSALASSRDKVSAWLKDSEGLERCSAELSECQAKLQELNGMLQSLESLHRIPSAPLISHSQPSAATERPKKGKRTTKIWCTQSFAKDDTIGRVGRLHGSVPNLSRYLEPCQSPLPFSLPPEYSQLQRSFWTLAQKVHGSLSSVVAALTAERARLEETRRVLDLQRAVPCPGGTRNAGAALPSLEPRDGLRRFHSLSVSSDTTLDSFASLHPDEPDALPAKGREQQLSNRSIVSLADSHTEFFDACEVFLSASSSENEASDDESCASEAANSIAEDTGAACFQRAGAAEPELPPLQLPGPGAPRRSCLPAPHVHAGDVSLWNILRNNIGKDLSKVSMPVQLNEPLNTLQRLCEELEYSGLLDRASRCPDPCQRLVYVAAFAVSAYASTYYRASSKPFNPVLGETYECVRPERGFRFVSEQVCHHPPVSACHAESDNFVFWQGECRPPRSRRRRPRGHADGAPTAAQVRGPLRVEQGDHLHPQRAQRPALDRALRRGAHPQRPRRLLPLQDHLLQGARFVPQAPPAAVAPPSMRFPIWRSPAHHPWPHPFCTGSAPSTHPGSRPSC, from the exons ATGGGCAGCCACGAGAAGGACCCGGCTTCTCCGAGAAGGGCCCCGTCGCGCTCCAACAGCACCGTGTCCTCCAAGCACAGCAGCGTGCAGCAG CAGGGCTCggagagctgggagctggtggACGACCTGCGCGCCCGGGGCAGCCCGGGCCAGGAGCCGGAGCGGCACGAGGGATACCTGCTCAAGAAGAGGAAATGGCCTCTGAAGGGCTGGCACAAG AGGTACTTTGTGCTGGAAAAGGGCGTCCTGAAGTATGCCACGACACCCCAGGAC GTCCTCAAGGGCAAACTGCATGGCTCTATTGACGTCCGTCAGTCTGTCATGTCTGTCAACAAGAAGGCGCAGCGAGTAGACCTGGACACGGAGGAGAACATCTACCACCTCAAG ATCAAGTCGCCGGAGGTCTTCAGCAGCTGGGTGAGCAGCCTCTGCTCCCATCACCAGGGCGAGAGGCCCGACCCCCTCGCCGGCCCCAGGGGGGGTCCTGCGGGACGAACCCCCGCCACGTCGCAG GGCTCCTGGACCCGGATGCTGCCCTccggcagcgccccggcccTCTCCGCCCTCGCCAGCTCCCGGGACAAGGTGAGCGCGTGGCTGAAGGACAGCGAGGGGCTGGAGCGCTGCTCGgcag AGCTGTCCGAGTGCCAGGCgaagctgcaggagctcaacggcaTGTTGCAGAGCCTGGAGTCCCTGCACCGCATCCCCTCGGCCCCCCTCATCTCCCACAGCCAG CCCTCGGCCGCCACGGAGAGGCCCAAAAAGGGGAAGCGGACCACCAAGATCTGGTGCACCCAGAGCTTCGCCAAGGACGACACCATCGGCAGG GTGGGCCGCCTGCACGGCTCGGTGCCCAACCTCTCGCGCTACCTGGAGCCGTGTCAGAGCCCGCTGCCCTTCAGCCTCCCGCCCGAGTACAGCCAGCTGCAGAGGAGCTTCTGGACCCTGGCCCAGAAAG TGCACGGCTCGCTCAGCAGCGTGGTGGCCGCGCTCACGGCCGAGAGGGCCCGCCTGGAGGAGACGCGGCGGGTGCTGGACCTCCAGCGCGCTGTCCCCTGCCCGGGCGGCACCAGGAACGCCGGG GCTGCTCTGCCGAGCCTGGAGCCCCGGGATGGCCTGCGCCGCTTCCACTCCCTCTCCGTCTCCTCCGACACCACCCTGGACTCCTTCGCCTCGCTGCACCCCGACGAG CCGGACGCGCTGCCGGCCAAGGGCCGCGAGCAGCAGCTCTCGAACCGCAGCATCGTCTCGCTGGCCGACTCGCACACCGAGTTCTTCGACGCCTGCGAGGTCTTCCTCTCCGCCAGCTCCTCCGAGAACGAG GCCTCGGATGACGAGTCGTGTGCCAGCGAGGCCGCCAACAGCATCGCCGAGGACACGGGGGCCGCCTGCTTCCAGAGAG CAGGAGCAGCGGAGCCGGAGCTGCCGCCCCTGcagctgccggggccgggggccccgcgccggAGCTGCCTGCCGGCGCCCCACGTGCACGCGGGCGACGTCAGCCTCTGGAACATCCTGCGCAACAACATCGGCAAGGACCTGTCCAAGGTGTCGATGCCGGTGCAGCTCAACGAGCCCCTCAACACGCTGCAGCGCCTCTGCGAGGAGCTCGAGTACAGCGGGCTGCTGGACCGCGCCAGCCGCTGCCCCGACCCCTGCCAGCGCCTG GTCTACGTGGCGGCTTTCGCCGTCTCCGCCTACGCGTCCACCTACTACCGGGCGAGCAGCAAACCCTTCAACCCGGTGCTGGGCGAGACCTACGAGTGCGTGCGGCCGGAGCGCGGCTTCCGCTTCGTCAGCGAGCag GTTTGCCACCACCCGCCCGTCTCCGCCTGCCACGCCGAGTCTGACAACTTCGTCTTCTGGCAAG GTGAGTGCCGGcccccgcgctcccgccgccgccggccccgtgGCCACGCCGACGGTGCCCCGACTGCCGCCCAGGTCCGGGGACCACTTCGAGTGGAACAAGGTGACCACCTGCATCCACAACGTGCTCAGCGGCCCGCGCTGGATCGAGCACTACGGCGAGGTGCTCATCCGCAACGCCCGCGACGCCTCCTACCACTGCAAGATCACCTTCTGCaag GGGCCCGCTTTGTTCCCCAAGCTCCGCCCGCCGCCGTAGCTCCGCCCTCAATGCGCTTCCCCATATGGCGCAGCCCCGCCCACCATCCTTGGCCACACCCCTTTTGCACTGGCTCCGCCCCCTCCACCCACCCAGGATCCCGCCCGTCATGCTGA
- the OSBPL7 gene encoding oxysterol-binding protein-related protein 7 isoform X3, with translation MGSHEKDPASPRRAPSRSNSTVSSKHSSVQQQGSESWELVDDLRARGSPGQEPERHEGYLLKKRKWPLKGWHKRYFVLEKGVLKYATTPQDVLKGKLHGSIDVRQSVMSVNKKAQRVDLDTEENIYHLKIKSPEVFSSWVSSLCSHHQGERPDPLAGPRGGPAGRTPATSQGSWTRMLPSGSAPALSALASSRDKVSAWLKDSEGLERCSAELSECQAKLQELNGMLQSLESLHRIPSAPLISHSQPSAATERPKKGKRTTKIWCTQSFAKDDTIGRVGRLHGSVPNLSRYLEPCQSPLPFSLPPEYSQLQRSFWTLAQKVHGSLSSVVAALTAERARLEETRRVLDLQRAVPCPGGTRNAGAALPSLEPRDGLRRFHSLSVSSDTTLDSFASLHPDEPDALPAKGREQQLSNRSIVSLADSHTEFFDACEVFLSASSSENEASDDESCASEAANSIAEDTGAACFQRAGAAEPELPPLQLPGPGAPRRSCLPAPHVHAGDVSLWNILRNNIGKDLSKVSMPVQLNEPLNTLQRLCEELEYSGLLDRASRCPDPCQRLVYVAAFAVSAYASTYYRASSKPFNPVLGETYECVRPERGFRFVSEQVCHHPPVSACHAESDNFVFWQDMKWKNKFWGKSLEIVPMGTVNVRLPRSGDHFEWNKVTTCIHNVLSGPRWIEHYGEARYWGSGVNEVQGAVLSRSGKVVERLAGKWHEGLFRGPAAGGQCVWRANPMPRDHERNYGFTQFALELNELTPELRRVLPATDTRLRPDQRYLEEGNVPAAEAQKRQIEQLQRDRRRVMEENNITHQARFFRRLTDAGGKESWVTNNTYWKLRLDPGFAHLDSAVLW, from the exons ATGGGCAGCCACGAGAAGGACCCGGCTTCTCCGAGAAGGGCCCCGTCGCGCTCCAACAGCACCGTGTCCTCCAAGCACAGCAGCGTGCAGCAG CAGGGCTCggagagctgggagctggtggACGACCTGCGCGCCCGGGGCAGCCCGGGCCAGGAGCCGGAGCGGCACGAGGGATACCTGCTCAAGAAGAGGAAATGGCCTCTGAAGGGCTGGCACAAG AGGTACTTTGTGCTGGAAAAGGGCGTCCTGAAGTATGCCACGACACCCCAGGAC GTCCTCAAGGGCAAACTGCATGGCTCTATTGACGTCCGTCAGTCTGTCATGTCTGTCAACAAGAAGGCGCAGCGAGTAGACCTGGACACGGAGGAGAACATCTACCACCTCAAG ATCAAGTCGCCGGAGGTCTTCAGCAGCTGGGTGAGCAGCCTCTGCTCCCATCACCAGGGCGAGAGGCCCGACCCCCTCGCCGGCCCCAGGGGGGGTCCTGCGGGACGAACCCCCGCCACGTCGCAG GGCTCCTGGACCCGGATGCTGCCCTccggcagcgccccggcccTCTCCGCCCTCGCCAGCTCCCGGGACAAGGTGAGCGCGTGGCTGAAGGACAGCGAGGGGCTGGAGCGCTGCTCGgcag AGCTGTCCGAGTGCCAGGCgaagctgcaggagctcaacggcaTGTTGCAGAGCCTGGAGTCCCTGCACCGCATCCCCTCGGCCCCCCTCATCTCCCACAGCCAG CCCTCGGCCGCCACGGAGAGGCCCAAAAAGGGGAAGCGGACCACCAAGATCTGGTGCACCCAGAGCTTCGCCAAGGACGACACCATCGGCAGG GTGGGCCGCCTGCACGGCTCGGTGCCCAACCTCTCGCGCTACCTGGAGCCGTGTCAGAGCCCGCTGCCCTTCAGCCTCCCGCCCGAGTACAGCCAGCTGCAGAGGAGCTTCTGGACCCTGGCCCAGAAAG TGCACGGCTCGCTCAGCAGCGTGGTGGCCGCGCTCACGGCCGAGAGGGCCCGCCTGGAGGAGACGCGGCGGGTGCTGGACCTCCAGCGCGCTGTCCCCTGCCCGGGCGGCACCAGGAACGCCGGG GCTGCTCTGCCGAGCCTGGAGCCCCGGGATGGCCTGCGCCGCTTCCACTCCCTCTCCGTCTCCTCCGACACCACCCTGGACTCCTTCGCCTCGCTGCACCCCGACGAG CCGGACGCGCTGCCGGCCAAGGGCCGCGAGCAGCAGCTCTCGAACCGCAGCATCGTCTCGCTGGCCGACTCGCACACCGAGTTCTTCGACGCCTGCGAGGTCTTCCTCTCCGCCAGCTCCTCCGAGAACGAG GCCTCGGATGACGAGTCGTGTGCCAGCGAGGCCGCCAACAGCATCGCCGAGGACACGGGGGCCGCCTGCTTCCAGAGAG CAGGAGCAGCGGAGCCGGAGCTGCCGCCCCTGcagctgccggggccgggggccccgcgccggAGCTGCCTGCCGGCGCCCCACGTGCACGCGGGCGACGTCAGCCTCTGGAACATCCTGCGCAACAACATCGGCAAGGACCTGTCCAAGGTGTCGATGCCGGTGCAGCTCAACGAGCCCCTCAACACGCTGCAGCGCCTCTGCGAGGAGCTCGAGTACAGCGGGCTGCTGGACCGCGCCAGCCGCTGCCCCGACCCCTGCCAGCGCCTG GTCTACGTGGCGGCTTTCGCCGTCTCCGCCTACGCGTCCACCTACTACCGGGCGAGCAGCAAACCCTTCAACCCGGTGCTGGGCGAGACCTACGAGTGCGTGCGGCCGGAGCGCGGCTTCCGCTTCGTCAGCGAGCag GTTTGCCACCACCCGCCCGTCTCCGCCTGCCACGCCGAGTCTGACAACTTCGTCTTCTGGCAAG acATGAAGTGGAAGAACAAATTCTGGGGCAAATCCTTGGAGATCGTCCCCATGGGCACGGTGAACGTCCGGCTGCCCAG GTCCGGGGACCACTTCGAGTGGAACAAGGTGACCACCTGCATCCACAACGTGCTCAGCGGCCCGCGCTGGATCGAGCACTACGGCGAG GCGCGGTACTGGGGCTCCGGCGTGAACGAGGTGCAGGGCGCCGTGCTGAGCCGCAGCGGGAAGGTGGTGGAGCGCCTCGCCGGCAAGTGGCACGAGGGGCTCttccgcggcccggccgcgggcggccaGTGCGTCTGGAGAGCCA acCCCATGCCCCGCGACCACGAGAGGAACTACGGCTTCACCCAGTTCGCCCTGGAGCTGAACGAGCTGACGCCCGAGCTCAGGCGGGTCCTGCCCGCCACGGACACGCGCCTGCGCCCGGACCAGCG GTACCTGGAGGAGGGCAACGTGCCGGCGGCCGAGGCGCAGAAGCGCCAGATCGAGCAGCTGCAGCGGGACCGGCGCCGAGTCATGGAGGAGAACAACATCACGCACCAGGCCCGCTTCTTCAG GCGGCTCACGGACGCCGGCGGCAAGGAGTCCTGGGTCACCAACAACACGTACTGGAAGCTGCGCCTGGACCCCGGCTTCGCCCACCTCGACAGCGCCGTGCTCTGGtag